From Aythya fuligula isolate bAytFul2 chromosome 20, bAytFul2.pri, whole genome shotgun sequence, a single genomic window includes:
- the IFT22 gene encoding intraflagellar transport protein 22 homolog, producing MLKAKVLLVGPREAGKSVLANFVSESIEGIGSYVPTQGVRILEYEKPNLNGNSKGAACRLELWDCSGDQKFETCWPALMKDSHGVIIIFNPDMPSHLKEIEMWYSCFVQQQPLLDSQCLLVAHHKPGSAEDTENLSLAHPLNKLKLIHSNLEEDPEDVRMEFMKYFRSIINIINENREKEEMSIIS from the exons ATGTTGAAGGCgaaggtgctgctggtggggccCCGCGAG GCTGGGAAATCCGTGCTAGCAAATTTTGTCTCGGAGAGCATAGAAGGGATCGGCAGCTACGTCCCGACGCAAGGAGTGAG GATCCTGGAGTACGAGAAGCCCAACTTAAACGGTAACAGCAAGGGAGCTGCGTGTCGTTTGGAGCTGTGGGATTGCAGTGGCGATCAGAA GTTTGAAACATGCTGGCCAGCTCTGATGAAGGACTCTCACGGCGTAATAATAATCTTCAATCCTGACATGCCCAGTCAcctgaaagaaattgaaatgtgGTACTCCTGttttgtgcagcagcagccactgcttgATAGTCAGTGTCTCCTGGTTGCACATCACAAGCCAGGCAGTGCAGAGGACACAGAAAATCTATCCTTAG CTCACCCACTGAACAAACTGAAACTAATACATTCCAACTTAGAAGAAGATCCTGAAGATGTTCGGATGgaatttatgaaatatttcagaagcattATCAACATAA